In the Populus trichocarpa isolate Nisqually-1 chromosome 1, P.trichocarpa_v4.1, whole genome shotgun sequence genome, one interval contains:
- the LOC7456209 gene encoding 54S ribosomal protein L37, mitochondrial → MAMNCIKSLRGIVITKEAVGIVDRRTFSAGAKKKGGKGGAAADAPKASSLGKEVKSTTTVGANILKDGTDPKVLDDSEYPDWLWRLLDKRPALSELRRKNIETLPFEDLKRFVKLDNRARIKENNFSKAKN, encoded by the coding sequence ATGGCAATGAACTGCATTAAATCTTTGAGAGGTATCGTGATTACTAAGGAGGCAGTGGGGATCGTGGATCGACGAACATTTTCTGCTGGGGCAAAAAAGAAAGGTGGCAAAGGGGGAGCAGCAGCTGATGCTCCAAAAGCATCATCGCTGGGTAAAGAAGTCAAGTCTACAACTACAGTTGGTGCCAATATTCTCAAGGATGGAACAGATCCCAAGGTCTTGGACGATTCTGAATACCCTGATTGGCTATGGCGATTGCTTGATAAACGTCCAGCATTGAGTGAACTGAGAAGGAAGAATATTGAAACTCTCCCATTCGAAGATCTCAAACGCTTTGTCAAGCTGGACAACCGGGCAAGAATCAAGGAAAATAACTTTTCTAAGGCCAAGAACTGA